Proteins co-encoded in one Carassius carassius chromosome 35, fCarCar2.1, whole genome shotgun sequence genomic window:
- the LOC132115942 gene encoding transcription factor AP-2-alpha isoform X1 yields the protein MYHIHKEDTRMSLMGKMGDWQDRHDGTSNGTARLPQLGSVGQSPYTSAPPLSHTPNSDFQPPYFPPPYQPIYPQSQDPYSHVNDPYSINSLHAQPQPQHPGWPGQRQSQESSLLHQHRGLPHQLCREYRREVLLPSGHGIETGLTDSIPIHGIPHSLEDVQHVEDQGIHIPDQTVIKKGPVSISKNNSNVSAIPINKDGLFGGVVNPNEVFCSVPGRLSLLSSTSKYKVTVAEVQRRLSPPECLNASLLGGVLRRAKSKNGGRSLREKLDKIGLNLPAGRRKAANVTLLTSLVEGEAVHLARDFGYVCETEFPAKAVAEYVNRQHSDPNEQVQRKNMLLATKQICKEFTDLLSQDRSPLGNSRPQPILEPGIQSCLTHFSLISHGFGTPAMCAALTALQNYLTEAIKAMDKMYLNNNPNSHNETGSKGGDKDEKHRK from the exons ATGTACCACATTCATAAAGAAGACACAAGAATGTCATTAATGGGCAAAATGGGAGACTGGCAG GATCGCCACGACGGGACCAGCAATGGCACAGCCCGGTTACCCCAACTGGGCAGCGTGGGCCAGTCTCCGTACACCAGCGCTCCTCCGCTCTCTCACACGCCCAATTCAGACTTCCAGCCGCCGTACTTTCCGCCACCCTACCAGCCCATCTACCCGCAGTCTCAGGACCCTTACTCTCACGTTAATGACCCGTACTCCATCAACTCTCTGCACGCCCAGCCTCAGCCACAGCACCCGGGCTGGCCCGGCCAGCGCCAGAGTCAGGAGAGCAGCCTGCTGCACCAGCACCGCGGGTTACCGCATCAGCTGTGCAGAGAGTACCGCAGAGAAGTGCTTCTTCCCTCGGGTCACGGCATTGAGACTGGACTCACGGATTCAATCCCTATCCATGGAATACCTCACTCTTTAGAAGATGTTCAG CATGTTGAAGATCAAGGAATTCACATCCCAGACCAAACTGTAATCAAGAAAG GTCCTGTTTCCATATCCAAGAACAACAGCAATGTTTCTGCTATACCGATAAATAAAGACGGGCTTTTTGGAGGTGTGGTAAACCCAAACGAAGTGTTCTGTTCGGTTCCGGGTCGTCTGTCTCTTCTTAGCTCAACATCAAAGTACAAAGTCACAGTAGCGGAGGTGCAG AGACGACTTTCTCCGCCTGAGTGCCTGAACGCATCCCTGCTTGGGGGGGTCTTGAGGAG GGCCAAATCTAAGAATGGTGGAAGATCTTTAAGAGAAAAGCTAGATAAAATCGGATTAAATCTACCAGCAGGGAGACGCAAAGCTGCCAATGTTACTCTCTTGACGTCACTGGTGGAAG GTGAAGCGGTGCATCTGGCCAGAGATTTTGGTTATGTGTGCGAGACTGAGTTTCCAGCCAAGGCGGTTGCTGAATACGTGAACCGACAACATTCCGACCCAAACGAACAAGTCCAAAGAAAAAACATGTTATTGGCGACGAA ACAAATCTGCAAAGAGTTCACGGACCTGCTCTCGCAAGACCGCTCGCCCTTGGGGAATTCACGTCCACAGCCAATTCTTGAGCCCGGGATTCAGAGCTGTTTGACCCACTTCAGTCTTATTTCTCATGGATTCGGGACTCCGGCCATGTGCGCGGCCCTCACGGCTCTGCAGAACTATTTGACGGAGGCCATTAAAGCCATGGACAAAATGTACCTGAACAACAATCCTAATAGCCACAATGAGACGGGGTCAAAGGGGGGTGACAAAGACGAGAAGCACAGAAAGTGA
- the LOC132115942 gene encoding transcription factor AP-2-alpha isoform X2, whose translation MKMLWKLTDNIKYEDFEDRHDGTSNGTARLPQLGSVGQSPYTSAPPLSHTPNSDFQPPYFPPPYQPIYPQSQDPYSHVNDPYSINSLHAQPQPQHPGWPGQRQSQESSLLHQHRGLPHQLCREYRREVLLPSGHGIETGLTDSIPIHGIPHSLEDVQHVEDQGIHIPDQTVIKKGPVSISKNNSNVSAIPINKDGLFGGVVNPNEVFCSVPGRLSLLSSTSKYKVTVAEVQRRLSPPECLNASLLGGVLRRAKSKNGGRSLREKLDKIGLNLPAGRRKAANVTLLTSLVEGEAVHLARDFGYVCETEFPAKAVAEYVNRQHSDPNEQVQRKNMLLATKQICKEFTDLLSQDRSPLGNSRPQPILEPGIQSCLTHFSLISHGFGTPAMCAALTALQNYLTEAIKAMDKMYLNNNPNSHNETGSKGGDKDEKHRK comes from the exons ATGAAAATGCTTTGGAAATTAACtgataatattaaatatgaagacTTTGAG GATCGCCACGACGGGACCAGCAATGGCACAGCCCGGTTACCCCAACTGGGCAGCGTGGGCCAGTCTCCGTACACCAGCGCTCCTCCGCTCTCTCACACGCCCAATTCAGACTTCCAGCCGCCGTACTTTCCGCCACCCTACCAGCCCATCTACCCGCAGTCTCAGGACCCTTACTCTCACGTTAATGACCCGTACTCCATCAACTCTCTGCACGCCCAGCCTCAGCCACAGCACCCGGGCTGGCCCGGCCAGCGCCAGAGTCAGGAGAGCAGCCTGCTGCACCAGCACCGCGGGTTACCGCATCAGCTGTGCAGAGAGTACCGCAGAGAAGTGCTTCTTCCCTCGGGTCACGGCATTGAGACTGGACTCACGGATTCAATCCCTATCCATGGAATACCTCACTCTTTAGAAGATGTTCAG CATGTTGAAGATCAAGGAATTCACATCCCAGACCAAACTGTAATCAAGAAAG GTCCTGTTTCCATATCCAAGAACAACAGCAATGTTTCTGCTATACCGATAAATAAAGACGGGCTTTTTGGAGGTGTGGTAAACCCAAACGAAGTGTTCTGTTCGGTTCCGGGTCGTCTGTCTCTTCTTAGCTCAACATCAAAGTACAAAGTCACAGTAGCGGAGGTGCAG AGACGACTTTCTCCGCCTGAGTGCCTGAACGCATCCCTGCTTGGGGGGGTCTTGAGGAG GGCCAAATCTAAGAATGGTGGAAGATCTTTAAGAGAAAAGCTAGATAAAATCGGATTAAATCTACCAGCAGGGAGACGCAAAGCTGCCAATGTTACTCTCTTGACGTCACTGGTGGAAG GTGAAGCGGTGCATCTGGCCAGAGATTTTGGTTATGTGTGCGAGACTGAGTTTCCAGCCAAGGCGGTTGCTGAATACGTGAACCGACAACATTCCGACCCAAACGAACAAGTCCAAAGAAAAAACATGTTATTGGCGACGAA ACAAATCTGCAAAGAGTTCACGGACCTGCTCTCGCAAGACCGCTCGCCCTTGGGGAATTCACGTCCACAGCCAATTCTTGAGCCCGGGATTCAGAGCTGTTTGACCCACTTCAGTCTTATTTCTCATGGATTCGGGACTCCGGCCATGTGCGCGGCCCTCACGGCTCTGCAGAACTATTTGACGGAGGCCATTAAAGCCATGGACAAAATGTACCTGAACAACAATCCTAATAGCCACAATGAGACGGGGTCAAAGGGGGGTGACAAAGACGAGAAGCACAGAAAGTGA
- the LOC132115942 gene encoding transcription factor AP-2-alpha isoform X3, whose translation MLVHSFSAMDRHDGTSNGTARLPQLGSVGQSPYTSAPPLSHTPNSDFQPPYFPPPYQPIYPQSQDPYSHVNDPYSINSLHAQPQPQHPGWPGQRQSQESSLLHQHRGLPHQLCREYRREVLLPSGHGIETGLTDSIPIHGIPHSLEDVQHVEDQGIHIPDQTVIKKGPVSISKNNSNVSAIPINKDGLFGGVVNPNEVFCSVPGRLSLLSSTSKYKVTVAEVQRRLSPPECLNASLLGGVLRRAKSKNGGRSLREKLDKIGLNLPAGRRKAANVTLLTSLVEGEAVHLARDFGYVCETEFPAKAVAEYVNRQHSDPNEQVQRKNMLLATKQICKEFTDLLSQDRSPLGNSRPQPILEPGIQSCLTHFSLISHGFGTPAMCAALTALQNYLTEAIKAMDKMYLNNNPNSHNETGSKGGDKDEKHRK comes from the exons ATGTTAGTGCACAGTTTTTCCGCGATG GATCGCCACGACGGGACCAGCAATGGCACAGCCCGGTTACCCCAACTGGGCAGCGTGGGCCAGTCTCCGTACACCAGCGCTCCTCCGCTCTCTCACACGCCCAATTCAGACTTCCAGCCGCCGTACTTTCCGCCACCCTACCAGCCCATCTACCCGCAGTCTCAGGACCCTTACTCTCACGTTAATGACCCGTACTCCATCAACTCTCTGCACGCCCAGCCTCAGCCACAGCACCCGGGCTGGCCCGGCCAGCGCCAGAGTCAGGAGAGCAGCCTGCTGCACCAGCACCGCGGGTTACCGCATCAGCTGTGCAGAGAGTACCGCAGAGAAGTGCTTCTTCCCTCGGGTCACGGCATTGAGACTGGACTCACGGATTCAATCCCTATCCATGGAATACCTCACTCTTTAGAAGATGTTCAG CATGTTGAAGATCAAGGAATTCACATCCCAGACCAAACTGTAATCAAGAAAG GTCCTGTTTCCATATCCAAGAACAACAGCAATGTTTCTGCTATACCGATAAATAAAGACGGGCTTTTTGGAGGTGTGGTAAACCCAAACGAAGTGTTCTGTTCGGTTCCGGGTCGTCTGTCTCTTCTTAGCTCAACATCAAAGTACAAAGTCACAGTAGCGGAGGTGCAG AGACGACTTTCTCCGCCTGAGTGCCTGAACGCATCCCTGCTTGGGGGGGTCTTGAGGAG GGCCAAATCTAAGAATGGTGGAAGATCTTTAAGAGAAAAGCTAGATAAAATCGGATTAAATCTACCAGCAGGGAGACGCAAAGCTGCCAATGTTACTCTCTTGACGTCACTGGTGGAAG GTGAAGCGGTGCATCTGGCCAGAGATTTTGGTTATGTGTGCGAGACTGAGTTTCCAGCCAAGGCGGTTGCTGAATACGTGAACCGACAACATTCCGACCCAAACGAACAAGTCCAAAGAAAAAACATGTTATTGGCGACGAA ACAAATCTGCAAAGAGTTCACGGACCTGCTCTCGCAAGACCGCTCGCCCTTGGGGAATTCACGTCCACAGCCAATTCTTGAGCCCGGGATTCAGAGCTGTTTGACCCACTTCAGTCTTATTTCTCATGGATTCGGGACTCCGGCCATGTGCGCGGCCCTCACGGCTCTGCAGAACTATTTGACGGAGGCCATTAAAGCCATGGACAAAATGTACCTGAACAACAATCCTAATAGCCACAATGAGACGGGGTCAAAGGGGGGTGACAAAGACGAGAAGCACAGAAAGTGA